The sequence TCAGCATACTCAATGCGATGACGATCGACATCGGCAAGTACATCAGCGTACTGCTGCCTAACTCCGCCAGCCCCCCACTATCAAAGGTAACAATTTGCCCTTCCGTAATAAGCTGGGCAATGCCTCGCCCAGCCACCATTAACATCAACGTGGCAACAATGGGCTGGATTTGTAATACCGCGACCAAGAAGCCGTTCCATAATCCGCATAACGCACCCACCGCGAGCGCAGCGGCTAATACCGTCGGTAAAGGGTGCCCGGCACTGGTTAATGTCGCCGCTGTTGCTCCGGCGATGGCCATCACCGCCCCGACCGACAGATCAATGCCGCCAGTGGCAATCACTAAGGTCATTCCCAGAGCCAATAATGCGACAGGCGCACCTCGGTTTAAAATATCAATGACACTGCCAAACAGTCGTCCATCCTGAATATGAATCGAGAAAAAGTGTGGGGCGACCAAACTATCAATGAATAAAATGACCGCCAGAGCCCCAAATTGAGTGGCCCCTTTCGGTAAGACCCAGTTAACTTTGCGCGGTCGCTGCGGCATTGATAGGCTCCTATTGACCATGAGGTAACTCCTTATTACTCCGCAATCGCCTGCATAATGGCAGGAACGGAAATCTCACCGTGCTCAAGTTGTGCAATATGCCGACGATCACGCAGCACAATGACGCGATCGGCATAGCCAGCCAACTCTTCTAATTCGGATGAGATAATTAACAGTGCCAAACCTTCGTCGCACAGTTTCTCAATCAATCGAATAATCTCAGCATGCGCCCCCACGTCAATTCCGCGCGTTGGCTCATCCAAAATTAAAAATCGTGGTTTTGTGGCCAGCCAGCGGGCGAGTAGCACCTTTTGCTGGTTTCCACCGGAGAGATACTGAATTTGCTGTTCGGGGCCGGGGGTACGAATACCCAGTTGCTGAATAAACGCTTCCGCGATTTGAGTTTGTTCGCGCATCGGGAGGGGGCGGAGCCAGCCGCGTTGTGCTTGTAAGGCCAGAATAATATTTTCGCGCACCGTTGCCGCACCGACGATACCATCCGTTTTGCGATCTTCGGGGCAATAGCCAAAACCGAGTTTTGATGCTTTACGGGGGGTTCTGATTTTGACGGGCTTACCCTGAATTTTGGCTTCGCCGGTATCCGGGGTGGTGACACCAAAAATTAACTGTGCGGTTTCGGTGCGCCCTGAGCCTAGCAGTCCCGCCAGTCCGACAATTTCACCGGGAGAAACCGATAAATCAAAACTCTCGACAACACCCCGCCGACCATAGTTTTTAAACTCAACCAGTGGGTGACTTGCCGCAATATTATGTTCACCGCGCTTCAGTAATTGCTCATCAAAACTGTGGCCCAACATCATCTGTACCAACTCAATGCGGGGGAGTTCTGCGGTGGTTTTTGTGCCGACGAGTTTGCCATTACGAAAAACAGTAATGCGATCACTGATCCGATAGACCTGATCGAGGAAGTGAGTCACAAATACCATGCCGATACCTTGGTCTCGTAACTGGCGTAAAATATCCAGTAGCATACTGACTTCTTTGGCATCCAGACTGGCGGTCGGCTCATCCAAAATCAGCACTTTTGCTGAGAGATCGACGGCTCGGGCAATCGCGACAATTTGTTGTATCGCAATAGAAAAGTTTGCTAAGGGATGCTGCACATCTAATACTAAGCCATAACCCGTCAGTAGTTTTTCCGCTTGCTGGTTCATCGTCCGGTGATCAATCATTCCCCAGCGTAATGGCTCACGACCAATAAAGAGATTTGCTGCAACCGATATGTTAGGCAGTAAATTCACCTCTTGATAAACAGTACCGATACCCATTTTTTGAGCATCAGCTGTATCAATCGGACAAATAGCCTTGCCGTCCAAATAAACTTCACCGGCGCTGCGTTTATAGACCCCGGTTAATGCTTTGATTAATGTCGATTTCCCTGCGCCATTCTCTCCCAGCAAAGCGACGACCTCACCGCGATGCAGAGAAAAATCCACAGAATCCAATGCCTTAACACCCGGAAATTCAACTGACAAGCCACGGACTTCTAGCAGTGTTTCCATCAGATGTACCTATGCTCAAAAACGACTCAGATATTGCCCAAATACAGGTGACGAAAGTAGGCGGAGCAAGCCCCGCCTTTTGAATCAATAACCTAGGCTTTTCTTGGACTCATATTCCTGTTTAGCCGTATCTGGCTGTAACAGGCGGGATTCTGTCTGGATAAATTTAGGTGGTTGAGTGCCGTCTTTTTTCAGCGCAATTAAGGCGTCGAAAGCCGGGCCAGCCATATTGGGGGTTAACTCAACGGTAGCGTTTGCTTCACCACTACTCATTGCTTTGAATATGTCAGGAACGCCGTCGATAGAGACGATTTTAATTTCTGTGCCGGGTTTCAGACCCGCTTCTTTAATGGCTTGAATGGCACCAATCGCCATGTCATCGTTATGTGCATAAACGGCGCAGATATTCTTGCCATTTTGTTCAGCCTTAATGAAGCTCTCCATAACTTCTTTACCTTTACTACGCGTGAAATCCCCTGATTGAGAACGGATAATTTTCACGTTAGGTGCCGAAGCTATTCCATCAGCGAAGCCTTTTTTGCGGTTAATTGCCACACTGGAACCGACGGTGCCTTGCAGCTCAACGACGTTACACGGTTTTCCTGCCACATCTTTCAGGAGCCATTCCCCCGCAACCTTGCCTTCATAAACACTATCTGAAGCCACCGCTGCGGTGTATAGAGAAGGGTCATTCACTTCAATCATACGATCGAGCAGGAATACCGGAATTTTAGCTTCTTTCGCTTCCTGTAAAACTGGCGTCCAACCCGTTGCAACCACTGGCGCGATAAAAATGGCATCAACACCCTGAGCGATAAACGATCTCACTGCTTTTATTTGGTTTTCTTGTTTTTGTTGAGCATCCGCTATTTTTAAGGTTATCCCGCGCTTTTCCGCTTCTTGTTTAGAAACCTTTGTTTCCGCAGAGCGCCAACCGGATTCTGAACCAATTTGAGAGAAACCCACGACTAACGGAGCCGCCTGAACTGCACTACACATTGCTGCTGTTACAGCTGCTGCTAACAGTAAACGCCTGTACATATTTATCTCCTCACTTGCCATCGTCGGGCCGTTGATTCACTACCATTCTCAGGAACAGTTAAGATCATCATTCAGGTTATTCACTGCCCTGAAGTTCGGCCAATTTGCAGATAATGTCGTTCGAAAAACAGATGATGTTTTTTAAGGTGAGCTTCCTGATAGCTAAAATGTTAATTAGTTTTAGTACATTTTGTAAAAGTAATAATGAGCAACGTCACACCACAGAATAACAATCATTTTGTACATAAATTCAGCTAAATAGGTATGCATTGGGAACGTTACCTTTTGCAATTTCGTGAGGGCTAAAAAAGAAATGGGGTCAATAAGAGGAATATTTGTACAGAAGATATTGGTTGGATTAACAGAGTAACGGAGGAGATTAGACAAAAAGAGAAGAATGGATGCTATTGCAGTGACGGGGAAATAAGTAAAAACACTGAGAAGGTATGACCAGCGATGAAACAACCGTTTTTGTGTCTATGCCGAAATTGATGTCATTAACTGGTGTCAAAGAGTCTAATTAAGCATCAAAAACAGGTGTAATTTTGGACGAAGAAACTGAAGATTCATGTTTCTAGCCGTTAATTTGGAACAGGCGATGGTGAAATACTGCATATTGACTCTGATTTTTTAACATAAAAAAACCCCTCGCTTTCGCGAAGGGTTATTTATATGGCAGGGGCGGAGAGACTCGAACTCGCGACACCCGGTTTTGGAGACCGGTGCTCTACCAACTGAGCTACGCCCCTAAATTACGCTTAACATTATGCCTGCTAAGATAAGCAGGCATAATTTAAATAAGTGGCGGAACGGACGGGGCTCGAACCCGCGACCCCCTGCGTGACAGGCAGGTATTCTAACCAACTGAACTACCGCTCCACCGATTCTTTTACGTGTATCTTCCCGATACTTACCCCTAAGGGCCAGCGCTCCGCGCTGTGCAAAACCGCCTTTGGCGATTTTTCAGTTATCAGATGTCACTCTGATAACTCGTGTTTGATGCCTGGCAGTGTCCTACTCTCGCATGGGGAGACCCCACACTACCATCGGCGCTACGGCGTTTCACTTCTGAGTTCGGCATGGGATCAGGTGGGACCACCGCGCTAAGGCCGCCAGGCAAATTCTGTTTCAATTAACTCGCTCACGATAAACTCTCGTCAGCCAGCCAATCCAATCTCGGAACATTCGCTGAAAATCTACTCTCAAATCACCAAAACACCTTTGGTGTTGTAAGGTTAAGCCTCACGGATCATTAGTACTGGTTAGCTCAATGCATCGCTGCACTTACACACCCAGCCTATCAACGTCATAGTCTTTAACGTTCCTTCAGGGGGCTTAAAGCCCCAGGGAAGACTCATCTCGAGGCAAGTTTCCCGCTTAGATGCTTTCAGCGGTTATCTCTTCCGAATTTAGCTACCGGGCAATGCCATTGGCATGACAACCCGAACACCAGTGATTCGTCCACTCCGGTCCTCTCGTACTAGGAGCAGCCCCTCTCAATCTTCCAACGCCCACGGCAGATAGGGACCGAACTGTCTCACGACGTTCTAAACCCAGCTCGCGTACCACTTTAAATGGCGAACAGCCATACCCTTGGGACCTACTTCAGCCCCAGGATGTGATGAGCCGACATCGAGG comes from Yersinia mollaretii ATCC 43969 and encodes:
- the ytfT gene encoding galactofuranose ABC transporter, ATP-binding protein YtfT produces the protein MPQRPRKVNWVLPKGATQFGALAVILFIDSLVAPHFFSIHIQDGRLFGSVIDILNRGAPVALLALGMTLVIATGGIDLSVGAVMAIAGATAATLTSAGHPLPTVLAAALAVGALCGLWNGFLVAVLQIQPIVATLMLMVAGRGIAQLITEGQIVTFDSGGLAELGSSTLMYLPMSIVIALSMLIIVWLLTRKTALGLFIESVGINLRSARNAGVSTRLVLIAVYVICGICAAVAGIIVTADIRGADANNAGLWLELDAILAVVIGGASLMGGRFNLLLSVIGALIIQGMNTGILLSGYQPEFNLVLKAVVVLAVLVVQSPMISLSHIFQRRK
- the ytfQ gene encoding galactofuranose ABC transporter, galactofuranose-binding protein YtfQ codes for the protein MYRRLLLAAAVTAAMCSAVQAAPLVVGFSQIGSESGWRSAETKVSKQEAEKRGITLKIADAQQKQENQIKAVRSFIAQGVDAIFIAPVVATGWTPVLQEAKEAKIPVFLLDRMIEVNDPSLYTAAVASDSVYEGKVAGEWLLKDVAGKPCNVVELQGTVGSSVAINRKKGFADGIASAPNVKIIRSQSGDFTRSKGKEVMESFIKAEQNGKNICAVYAHNDDMAIGAIQAIKEAGLKPGTEIKIVSIDGVPDIFKAMSSGEANATVELTPNMAGPAFDALIALKKDGTQPPKFIQTESRLLQPDTAKQEYESKKSLGY
- the ytfR gene encoding galactofuranose ABC transporter, ATP-binding protein YtfR — encoded protein: METLLEVRGLSVEFPGVKALDSVDFSLHRGEVVALLGENGAGKSTLIKALTGVYKRSAGEVYLDGKAICPIDTADAQKMGIGTVYQEVNLLPNISVAANLFIGREPLRWGMIDHRTMNQQAEKLLTGYGLVLDVQHPLANFSIAIQQIVAIARAVDLSAKVLILDEPTASLDAKEVSMLLDILRQLRDQGIGMVFVTHFLDQVYRISDRITVFRNGKLVGTKTTAELPRIELVQMMLGHSFDEQLLKRGEHNIAASHPLVEFKNYGRRGVVESFDLSVSPGEIVGLAGLLGSGRTETAQLIFGVTTPDTGEAKIQGKPVKIRTPRKASKLGFGYCPEDRKTDGIVGAATVRENIILALQAQRGWLRPLPMREQTQIAEAFIQQLGIRTPGPEQQIQYLSGGNQQKVLLARWLATKPRFLILDEPTRGIDVGAHAEIIRLIEKLCDEGLALLIISSELEELAGYADRVIVLRDRRHIAQLEHGEISVPAIMQAIAE